In Rhipicephalus microplus isolate Deutch F79 chromosome 9, USDA_Rmic, whole genome shotgun sequence, one genomic interval encodes:
- the LOC142772184 gene encoding uncharacterized protein LOC142772184: MEGKQPDEEKNDPSKKEEEDPKKSRTRLNAGQRHTPLTKKQVRGLLGIVFFRQPLEPPGWPISPNRPPLPPRPCGLHALPPIGWARSRGMPRRPGRAAAPRYHCRSPRSLSPRAQHRLDVLPTVNSGLVWPRSQRDCYRCRRSVTSWTSRGTSTEAVSATRTVGTTMEPEIFAGTDGVGHESLVLDHSGFWIRPPFAMPPAVVGAPQVLQTAAATAGATIEGIGVPEPECEGSQRSRTDPLSRPSPQRCQERESRKSRRGSTGSWQRSVGSIRSNQEGHNLNDAVGGQFHGLCALSEDDQNHRIL, translated from the exons ATGGAAGGCAAACAGC CTGATGAAGAGAAGAATGATCCGTccaagaaagaagaggaggacCCGAAAAAGAGTCGGACACGTTTAAATGCAGGACAGAGGCACACCCCGCTGACCAAAAAGCAAGTCAGGGGTCTTCTCGGCATTGTGTTCTTCAGG CAACCGCTCGAGCCTCCCGGATGGCCGATCAGTCCGAATCGACCACCGTTGCCACCACGCCCTTGCGGCCTTCACGCGCTTCCTCCGATTGGATGGGCACGATCACGTGGTATGCCAAGGCGACCTGGTCGCGCAGCTGCACCACGCTACCACTGCAGGTCGCCTCGGTCACTGTCTCCACGTGCTCAGCATCGTCTGGACGTGCTGCCAACTGTGAATTCGGGGCTGGTGTGGCCCAGGAGTCAACGCGACTGTTACCGGTGCAGGAGATCCGTCACTTCCTGGACCTCAAGGGGCACTTCTACTGAGGCGGTTTCCGCAACCAG GACAGTAGGCACCACCATGGAACCGGAGATCTTCGCCGGCACGGACGGTGTCGGCCACGAATCTCTGGTACTGGATCACAGTGGTTTCTGGATCCGGCCGCCTTTTGCGATGCCACCCGCGGTAGTGGGCGCGCCTCAGGTGCTCCAAacggccgccgccaccgccggcgctacaaTCGAGGGTATCGGAGTGCCGGAACCGGAGTGCGAAGGCAGCCAACGGTCTCGTACCGACCCACTCTCGAGGCCAAGCCCACAGCGTTGCCAAGAAAGA GAAAGTCGGAAATCGCGTCGAGGCAGCACCGGTTCCTGGCAGCGCAGCGTTGGCAGCATCAGATCGAACCAGGAAGGGCACAACCTAAACGATGCCGTAGGCGGCCAGTTCCACGGACTGTGTGCCTTATCGGAGGACGACCAGAACCATCGCATCCTGTAG